Proteins from a single region of Gemmatimonadaceae bacterium:
- a CDS encoding efflux RND transporter permease subunit, translated as MGISGRIARAFLTSRLTPLATLASLAVGLLGLLATPREEEPQISVPMIDVIVALPGAGPTEIENLVSRPVERRMWEIPGVEHVYTKSSDGHALVTVRFAVGEDQERSLTRVHAKLQASVGVMPPGATPPLVKAHSIDDVPVMALTLSSGTYSSNALRQVALHLEDEIRTVIDVAETSVIGGQPRQMRVDIDASALAARGVSPGEVAMALRGASARVQAGEFAAGNEVYRVWAGNGLSSASDVGLVVVTARQGVPVLVRDVATVHEEFGDVTDYVTHATRDGAPRQAVTITVAKRKGANATTVTHAVRERIEAARERILPADVSLDVTRDYGETAAEKAEELILHLMLATISVTLLVGLFLGWREALVVLIAVPVTLGLTIFAYYALGYTLNRITLFALIFSIGILVDDAIVVVENIYRHMQLARRPPEEAAVEAVDEVGNPTILATLTVIAAILPMAMVSGLMGPYMRPIPVGASVAMIASLAVALIVTPYLALRLLRGHVTQRVDDAEHASEAENGGRFRRFYTGIMTPLIERRSTRLAFYGATALLLFASMGLVAVRAVQVKMLPFDNKSEFQVVVDLPEGTSLESSQALGEAIAARLRAVPEVRSTEVYAGTAAPFNFNGLVRHYFLRRGANVVDVQVNLTSRDERSRQSHEIAVAVRPVIDSIARGYGASAKVTEIPPGPPVLSTLVAEVYGPNDSLRVRAAAEVKRVFERTPGVVDVDWTIEDAQGLRTFRIDRAVAAQAGVDAEQVSQTLVLALSGQPTGLAPSLTAREPVTIVPRLALADRSSIEGLLAIPVATTTGPQPLARFVHVEAVRREGVRIRKDLRPSIYVTGDVAGTIESPVYAILEMNRRLDSVRIDGHRLSRYNATAPAQVDELAVKWDGEWQVTIEVFRDLGIAFGAVLILIYVLVVGWFQSFTTPLVIMAPIPLTLIGILPGHALSGAFFTATSMIGMIALAGIIVRNSILLVDFIEQSVAGGRTLREAVIDAGAVRFRPIALTAAAVVIGGLVMVLDPIFQGLAVALISGAVVATLLTMVVVPLLYWELASRQRARGAPALD; from the coding sequence ATGGGAATCTCGGGACGGATCGCTCGCGCGTTCCTCACATCGCGCCTGACGCCGCTGGCCACGCTGGCCTCGCTTGCCGTGGGATTGCTGGGACTCCTCGCGACGCCGCGCGAGGAGGAGCCGCAGATCTCGGTACCGATGATCGATGTGATCGTCGCCCTGCCCGGCGCGGGCCCAACGGAAATCGAGAACCTGGTCTCGCGTCCCGTCGAGCGACGCATGTGGGAGATTCCCGGTGTCGAGCACGTCTATACGAAGTCGAGCGACGGCCACGCGCTGGTCACGGTGCGGTTCGCGGTGGGGGAGGACCAGGAGCGCAGCCTGACGCGCGTGCATGCAAAGCTGCAGGCGTCTGTCGGCGTGATGCCGCCTGGCGCGACGCCTCCGCTGGTGAAGGCGCACTCGATCGACGACGTGCCGGTGATGGCCCTGACGCTTTCTTCCGGCACGTACTCCTCGAACGCGCTGCGCCAGGTCGCGCTCCACCTCGAGGACGAGATCCGGACGGTGATCGACGTCGCGGAGACGTCCGTCATTGGTGGTCAGCCGCGCCAGATGCGTGTGGACATCGATGCGTCGGCGCTCGCGGCCCGTGGCGTGTCGCCTGGTGAAGTGGCGATGGCACTCCGCGGCGCCAGCGCGCGCGTGCAGGCGGGGGAGTTCGCAGCGGGCAACGAAGTGTATCGCGTGTGGGCCGGCAACGGGCTCTCTTCGGCGAGTGACGTGGGTCTCGTCGTCGTGACGGCGCGGCAGGGTGTCCCGGTGCTCGTGCGCGATGTGGCGACGGTGCATGAAGAGTTCGGCGACGTCACCGACTACGTCACGCACGCGACCCGTGATGGGGCGCCGCGACAGGCGGTCACGATCACCGTCGCAAAGCGCAAGGGCGCGAACGCGACGACCGTCACGCATGCCGTGCGCGAGCGGATCGAGGCGGCGCGTGAACGCATTCTCCCGGCCGACGTGTCGCTCGATGTTACGCGGGACTACGGCGAGACGGCGGCGGAGAAAGCCGAAGAACTCATCCTGCACCTGATGCTCGCGACAATCTCCGTGACGCTGCTGGTGGGATTGTTCCTCGGGTGGCGTGAGGCTCTCGTTGTCCTCATTGCCGTACCGGTGACGCTGGGGCTCACGATCTTCGCGTACTACGCGCTGGGGTATACGCTCAATCGCATCACACTCTTCGCGCTCATCTTTTCGATCGGCATTCTCGTGGATGATGCGATCGTGGTGGTGGAAAACATCTATCGCCACATGCAGCTGGCCCGCAGGCCGCCCGAGGAGGCAGCGGTGGAGGCGGTCGACGAGGTTGGCAACCCAACGATCCTCGCCACGCTGACCGTCATTGCGGCGATTCTGCCGATGGCGATGGTATCCGGCCTGATGGGGCCGTACATGCGACCGATCCCCGTCGGCGCGTCGGTGGCGATGATCGCCTCTCTCGCGGTTGCCCTGATCGTGACGCCGTATCTTGCGTTGCGGCTGCTTCGCGGACATGTGACGCAGCGCGTAGACGACGCCGAGCACGCATCAGAAGCGGAGAACGGAGGGCGCTTCCGTCGATTCTACACGGGCATCATGACGCCCCTCATCGAGCGGCGCAGCACGCGCCTCGCGTTCTACGGTGCGACCGCGCTCCTCTTGTTCGCGTCAATGGGGCTGGTTGCCGTGCGTGCCGTGCAGGTCAAGATGCTCCCGTTCGACAACAAGTCCGAGTTCCAGGTGGTCGTTGACCTTCCGGAGGGCACGTCGCTCGAATCGAGCCAGGCGCTCGGCGAGGCGATTGCCGCGCGCTTGCGGGCGGTGCCCGAGGTGCGCAGTACCGAGGTGTACGCGGGGACAGCAGCACCGTTCAACTTCAACGGGCTCGTTCGCCACTACTTTCTCCGTCGCGGGGCGAACGTCGTGGACGTGCAGGTGAACCTGACATCCAGGGATGAACGCAGTCGACAGAGCCACGAGATTGCCGTCGCGGTGCGGCCCGTCATCGACTCGATTGCGCGTGGCTACGGCGCTTCGGCCAAGGTGACGGAGATTCCCCCCGGGCCACCGGTGCTCTCCACGCTCGTCGCCGAAGTGTACGGCCCCAACGACTCCCTGCGCGTGCGAGCGGCCGCTGAGGTGAAGAGGGTGTTCGAGCGTACGCCCGGCGTGGTCGACGTCGACTGGACGATCGAGGATGCCCAGGGCCTGCGCACGTTTCGCATCGATCGCGCGGTCGCCGCGCAGGCCGGTGTCGACGCAGAGCAGGTGTCACAGACGCTCGTGCTGGCGCTCTCGGGGCAGCCGACGGGTCTTGCTCCGTCACTCACGGCGCGCGAACCGGTGACGATCGTGCCGCGCCTTGCCCTGGCCGATCGGTCTTCGATCGAGGGGCTGCTGGCGATCCCGGTAGCCACGACGACCGGACCGCAGCCACTTGCCCGATTCGTTCATGTGGAAGCGGTGCGGCGCGAGGGGGTTCGCATCCGCAAGGATCTGCGGCCATCCATCTATGTGACCGGCGATGTTGCCGGGACGATCGAGTCGCCGGTGTATGCGATTCTCGAGATGAATCGCCGACTCGACTCCGTGCGCATCGACGGACACCGCCTGTCCCGCTACAACGCGACGGCGCCCGCGCAAGTGGACGAACTCGCGGTCAAGTGGGATGGAGAGTGGCAGGTGACCATCGAAGTATTCCGCGATCTGGGTATCGCGTTCGGCGCCGTGCTGATCCTCATCTATGTGCTCGTCGTCGGATGGTTCCAGTCCTTTACGACGCCGCTCGTCATCATGGCGCCCATTCCTCTGACGTTGATCGGCATCCTGCCAGGTCACGCGCTCAGTGGCGCCTTCTTCACGGCGACGTCCATGATCGGGATGATTGCGCTGGCCGGCATCATCGTGCGCAACTCGATTTTGCTCGTCGATTTCATCGAGCAGTCGGTTGCCGGCGGCCGGACACTGCGTGAGGCGGTGATTGACGCCGGCGCTGTGCGCTTTCGGCCGATTGCGCTGACGGCCGCCGCGGTCGTGATCGGGGGGCTCGTCATGGTGCTCGATCCGATCTTTCAGGGCCTGGCCGTCGCGCTCATCTCGGGCGCCGTCGTTGCCACCTTGCTCACCATGGTGGTCGTACCACTGCTCTATTGGGAGCTCGCCTCGCGCCAACGTGCTCGCGGAGCGCCGGCGCTCGACTGA
- a CDS encoding winged helix-turn-helix transcriptional regulator encodes MSPELLGLVAGRFKVLADQARLSILSVLRDSERSVGEIVDRTGLTQANVSKHLALLHSAGFVRRRKEGLYSYYGLADSSVFRLCDIMCGRIEAEVAGRARILRR; translated from the coding sequence ATGTCTCCCGAGTTGCTCGGGCTGGTCGCCGGTCGATTCAAGGTGCTGGCGGACCAGGCACGCCTGAGCATTCTGAGCGTGCTGCGAGACAGCGAGCGAAGCGTCGGTGAGATCGTGGATCGCACGGGCCTGACCCAGGCCAATGTGTCGAAGCATCTCGCGCTGCTGCACTCGGCCGGGTTCGTGCGCCGTCGCAAGGAGGGGCTGTACAGCTACTACGGACTCGCGGATTCGTCGGTGTTTCGACTCTGTGACATCATGTGCGGCCGGATCGAGGCCGAAGTGGCCGGCCGCGCCAGGATTCTGCGACGATAG
- a CDS encoding DUF2892 domain-containing protein — MCPRIVLFRFAGSFVLISLLLSRLHHPAWLAFTAFVGFNLLQSSFTGFCPLERMLAARRAFGCRPVGVDL; from the coding sequence ATGTGCCCTCGCATCGTGCTCTTCCGGTTCGCCGGATCGTTCGTGCTGATCTCGCTCCTGTTGTCCCGTCTCCATCACCCGGCCTGGCTGGCGTTCACAGCCTTTGTCGGCTTCAACCTGCTGCAATCGAGTTTCACGGGGTTCTGCCCGCTGGAACGGATGCTCGCGGCACGGCGTGCCTTTGGCTGCCGCCCCGTGGGCGTGGATCTGTAG